From the genome of Phoenix dactylifera cultivar Barhee BC4 unplaced genomic scaffold, palm_55x_up_171113_PBpolish2nd_filt_p 000207F, whole genome shotgun sequence:
CAACCACAAGAAATCATTGTTAGGAACACATAACACTCATTGAATTATGACTGTTCACAATTTGATGAACCATGCTAGTTTATATTTCATGGAAATCATTGAATAACATTAACAATTGCACTGATTTTATAGGATTAATTTTCTATAAATTCATCAAATCCGAAAACACATCCAAGACACATCTGGAACATAACTTGTAACCTAATATCAATTTTCGTCCAATTTGATCCTGCATTTATGCTATCCATCAACAAAAAATACCCACATTATTTTTTCAATTAATGTTTAAATAATTCTCAATcttttcaaaataataaaaagaagggTGGAGAGAGTGATTTAGCAAGCTAGAAAGCTTTTCTAGACCAAAATTCGATGTTTTTTTCTTCAGTAGCATGGAAATTGCATTTAAAGAACTGTAGGCTTCTCCCTAAGCTTGTTCTCAACTTGAAATAGTCGAGAACAAGCACTAAAACCCTTAAACCACCACTGCCCTTGCGGCTTCTGGTAGGTACAAGCAGAATTTGAAACTCCTGGCTACGAGATAAACAAGCAAAGCTGAAAGGCTTAGCAAAATATGCATCGTGACAGTAGAGATGAATTGGACCATACTATAACTACAGTATCAATAAAATCTTACTCATAACTTAAGACTAGGGAAAGATACTTTCACTTTATACAATCATATAATAGCATTTATTTAGCAGATGCTAAACAGTCCAACATAACAAATAGACGAACCTGAGGTATAATATTTTTCTCCATTGCATCTTTAAAAAGAGGGGGAGGAGGCAAGTCAAGACCAAGCATTAAGAATTTCACTTTAGATGTTTCTCTCACAACATCGTCATTTGCTGCTCCACCCTCTGCAACAACTGCATTGTTGTGTTCATcactgttttctttcttttccgtaAGAACCTTCTTATGGATCTCCTTCACAACCTCCAATTCCCCCTGCCACCCACAGAAAATGAATAAAACAACatgacaaaaaaataaaagaaatatagTGTTTATGATAAAGTTAAAAACCTGAAAGCAATCATGAATAATGctcctttttgttttctttgattTAAGTTCTGCATGCAGTGTATTCAATAGCCAGGACATAAATTCAACAGGATCTGATTGTACACCTATTTGGAACCGCTTATTACTAGCTTTCATAACTGCCTGTAGAAACTCATGTGGGCTAAcctgagaagaaatgaagtttgagaAATACTACACAATGCATTATAGCAAAATTTTAACAGATGATTCACTAAGAAGCCCACCTGTCCCTTGAAGTTCCgtgcatgccaaatttttcgtGTAAGTTCACCAAACCTATGAACAAGTGGAGACTTGCTGTGTTGATAATTTTCAGGAATAAGAAAGAAATTCCTCAAAGGAGTCACCCGCATCAATGACTGAATTGTGACATTAACAAAATCAGTCTCCTTAATGTTATTGAGACCCACCTGCAAAAAGGCACAAAGTAACAATTAGTAACAAATATCTGAATTTTAATATCTAAAGCTAATCAAACTATTTGAGTGAAAGTCTGAGTGGTTGGGTGAAATTGTAGCGACAGCAGTATTTATGACATTGAAGAAGTATGTAAGCATCCAGTTTCTATTTCTTGTCACAGAAATTGTTCCTAAATTCACATTATATATACTGGCAAACAGAGAGGCAAGGTTTGCTGTACCAATACTGGCCACCATGATAGTACTTGTATGGTACAATTGGTACATACTATGCCAACACAGTATTTTCCCATGCCTGGCCATGGTACAGTCTAAAACCCGCAGTACAGGTCAGCAGAACATAGAGACGAGCGGTATGGGGAAGTTCCACTTGGTTGGAGCGGTTTGGACCAGCTGCTCATATACCGAATAGAACATCGGTACCTTACCAGTATGGTTCAACAGGGCAGACTTTGTGATGTCAATAAAGGATAAGCACACTTTCAAACCATAAAATTGataatactctctctctctttctcacacaCATAATGAATGTTATAAATGTGAACTTACCATTCCAGGAAGATAGTTGGAACCATCGAGGGCCCTGGACCATTGCCTATTTTCATCAAGATGTTGAACTTGTTCCCTCGCAAACCTATAGAGGCAAATAAAAAGTAATTGTCAAGTTGATCCAAGTAAAATAATTAAATGGGAACTGAAATGGACGGGAGGCTCAACTAGGATTATAGCCCCAGAAAAACTAGAATCTATTAATCCAGAACAAGTTAAAACCTgcctaatttttttaaaaaaaataccaaaaGGTAGAATAAGTGAACAAATGAGGCGTCCCTCAAGTGCCTATTAGAACCTCAGCAATTTGCAGTGCAACTAAATATTTCATTTGGAAAACCAATTGATATAGGATTATTGCCTAAAGGTCCATTTTGCTTGTAAGAAGGATTCAGGAAGTCCTATTACCATTAGTTGTGAGTTAGAGTGGCAcaaacatatttatatttaatgcTTCATATAGATCCTAACTTCAAGATCTATGTTTGTTCTTCTTCTATAAACATTTATTTCAATTCCTAAAGAGGAGtaatttctttactttttgTTGTTTTATGATCTTAAAGCAGTGAAAAACCTTGCTATAAAATGATAGTCAGTCTACTTTAAAGTTcaatctttttaaaaaaatttgcatAATCTTCCATGACAATGACCTCGTGCCTCAAGGTGATGATGCCTCTGAAATCCCAGATGTGGATTCCCAAGATTTGCATAGTGGCGAGGACTTGATCTTAGTTGCCCTATCACTATCAATTCGATATACTCATTAGTCCCTTCAAAACTTTACAGAAAACCTAGTATCTATCCCTGGAATCTAACGATCTAGGTTACCTCCATCTTTAGGACCATAGTCATTCTCCAACCAGATTCAGATTCGTAGAAAAACACAGCAAACCACAAATTGGCTGCTTCCTTCATTGCCTTCAgtaaaacttaatttaaaactcCCTGATCATAATCCTCGTTTGAAGCAAATTTCTATCAGATACTTAGACTAGTGATCCCATACAATCATCTTTAGTGAGATAATCCATATAACAAACCATGCAGGTTCTTTCTACTCCTGACTTGCAGCACCAGAGGTGACAAAATGTGTACTTGTTGTTGCTTTCACTTCtacttttcttcccttcttttatTCTTATGGTTAATCATAATCCATAAAAATTGGTTAGAACATCTTAAGCTAAGCAATTGACCATTCAACTAAACATGAACACGCCAAGGTTAATGATTATATTGTCGTTACGATCCTCCAAAGTCATTAAGATGAACCTTCAGAAAAAGGTTATACACTTGTAAATATATGAGTCCTACATGATCTTATTTGAACAATAAAACATATTCTTATAAACTATTGATGCCCTCTTACTAACTTATACTAACTTATaactataataaaatatattaatataaagcaATATGGAATTTTAACCATGTCTCCAtgtccttttatttttcttcttattgtACCAGAATCGTCATAATTATTTGTATCCATGCTACATTGTGCCGCCATACAATCTCTATATTCTTGGTCTAATCCTCAATTTGCCATCCTTGCTATGCTTGGACTCTACTGGAGCAGAGATCTCCTTCGCTTTGCATCCTCGTACACTTGGAATCATCTGCCAGGCTCCAGCAGCATTACACTGCCACTCCATACTTCAACTAGCCAGCTACATTTTTCCTAGTTGATTTCAGTAATCAGCCTACTTTGCCTTACCATCGTCAGAAATTTGTCAGTTTACACTAGCAACCATTCCAAGTTTTCTCATCCTTCGGAAACTAAATCTTGAGCTTTTTTTTACAAAGATTAGACCGAGTCTTCTGTCCTCCGCATATCTATGAACTTATCTCCAATTCTTTGTGCATCTACACTTGCTATTCCAGCTTCATTTAAGTCATCATGTAAGCATGTTAGCACATTTGCCGTGTCACTAGACACTAGCATAGACCTCCATGGCTTCAACTCATTAACTACATTGGCCCCTAGCTCTATCTTGGCTCATTCTACAAACTCAAAATTTCAGCTGATCCATATCCAATTGTGGTCATACAAATGTGGTTATGCTCTCTCTTAGACACATTCCACATCAATAAAATTACTTTAACTTGTACGACCATCAAAACTACCATGGTAAGTTCTAGTATATATTCCATCTTGAGTTTGAGAGTGCTGTTCGAAAAAGAATCATAGACGACTACACATATTTAGCCACATCCATGCTATTAATCTGTTCTCCATGTATTAGAACTGCACACATCCAATATGGCTTGAAAATGGGTTTGTTTCTGTCTCTT
Proteins encoded in this window:
- the LOC103719061 gene encoding U4/U6.U5 tri-snRNP-associated protein 2-like isoform X1; the encoded protein is METPRKRRPGGEGEEGIISDPKRQRLSSENEVEERVGVDSASNNGSLLVLADYPDDDDEEEDEERGKARVNGRTEEGQEEEEEEEEEEVRRPVPGKRQRQVEVRRDCPYLDTVNRQVLDFDFEKACSISLSNLNVYACLVCGKYYQGRGLNSHAYTHSLEAGHHVYINLQTEKVYCLPDGYEINDPSLDDIRHVLNPRFAREQVQHLDENRQWSRALDGSNYLPGMVGLNNIKETDFVNVTIQSLMRVTPLRNFFLIPENYQHSKSPLVHRFGELTRKIWHARNFKGQVSPHEFLQAVMKASNKRFQIGVQSDPVEFMSWLLNTLHAELKSKKTKRSIIHDCFQGELEVVKEIHKKVLTEKKENSDEHNNAVVAEGGAANDDVVRETSKVKFLMLGLDLPPPPLFKDAMEKNIIPQVRLFVMLDCLASAK
- the LOC103719061 gene encoding U4/U6.U5 tri-snRNP-associated protein 2-like isoform X2 translates to MVFYFHGSLLNLADLASDDIGCLLRIIEKGMPCYRCEIAMQHVLDFDFEKACSISLSNLNVYACLVCGKYYQGRGLNSHAYTHSLEAGHHVYINLQTEKVYCLPDGYEINDPSLDDIRHVLNPRFAREQVQHLDENRQWSRALDGSNYLPGMVGLNNIKETDFVNVTIQSLMRVTPLRNFFLIPENYQHSKSPLVHRFGELTRKIWHARNFKGQVSPHEFLQAVMKASNKRFQIGVQSDPVEFMSWLLNTLHAELKSKKTKRSIIHDCFQGELEVVKEIHKKVLTEKKENSDEHNNAVVAEGGAANDDVVRETSKVKFLMLGLDLPPPPLFKDAMEKNIIPQVRLFVMLDCLASAK
- the LOC103719061 gene encoding U4/U6.U5 tri-snRNP-associated protein 2-like isoform X3 — translated: MCAGDRKGEGSGFAHRSGWDFAFHGDISRALRSKLEVREDGDTEEEKTRRRRRRRVGVDSASNNGSLLVLADYPDDDDEEEDEERGKARVNGRTEEGQEEEEEEEEEEVRRPVPGKRQRQVEVRRDCPYLDTVNRQVLDFDFEKACSISLSNLNVYACLVCGKYYQGRGLNSHAYTHSLEAGHHVYINLQTEKVYCLPDGYEINDPSLDDIRHVLNPRFAREQVQHLDENRQWSRALDGSNYLPGMVGLNNIKETDFVNVTIQSLMRVTPLRNFFLIPENYQHSKSPLVHRFGELTRKIWHARNFKGQVSPHEFLQAVMKASNKRFQIGVQSDPVEFMSWLLNTLHAELKSKKTKRSIIHDCFQGELEVVKEIHKKVLTEKKENSDEHNNAVVAEGGAANDDVVRETSKVKFLMLGLDLPPPPLFKDAMEKNIIPQVRLFVMLDCLASAK